A DNA window from Streptomyces sp. CA-278952 contains the following coding sequences:
- a CDS encoding amidohydrolase family protein, with protein sequence MPDSQPRRPDDNAPDSADAAATADSPALVLGAARLVDGRAVDVRLSGSRIEAVGTAGSLTARGPRIDLRGYLLLPAPAEPHAHSDTALTADSAGPGSPGPASHRAEDIQRRATEAALLQLGHGATALRTHVRVGDVQGLAPLEAVLGTRRALRGLADVMPVAVPRLLTGVAGADSLAMLRDAVKMGAAVVGGCPDLDPDPTGYTEAVLEIAAEHGCPVDLHTDGDDPARLARLAAMAAGLRPGVTLGPCGGLAHLPLDAASRAADQLAAAGITVVCLPQGGCAGAERRTTAPVRLLRSAGVRVAAGSGALRDTANPVGRGDPLEAAYLLASQSGLRTEQAYALVSTTARAALGLPDVRVEAGFPAELLAVRGERLSAVLSLAYSRIVIHGGRVVARTSAVREYCDSDGDAATGLGGLPRQGRPDSGAGPRN encoded by the coding sequence ATGCCTGACAGCCAGCCACGGCGGCCCGACGACAACGCGCCCGACAGCGCCGACGCGGCCGCCACCGCCGACAGCCCCGCCCTCGTCCTCGGCGCCGCCCGCCTCGTCGACGGACGGGCCGTCGACGTACGCCTGAGCGGCAGCCGGATCGAGGCCGTCGGCACCGCGGGCAGCCTCACCGCCCGCGGCCCCCGCATCGACCTCCGCGGCTACCTCCTGCTCCCCGCCCCGGCCGAACCCCACGCCCACAGCGACACCGCCCTCACCGCCGACAGCGCGGGCCCCGGCAGTCCCGGCCCCGCCTCCCACCGCGCCGAGGACATCCAGCGCCGCGCCACCGAGGCCGCCCTCCTCCAGCTCGGCCACGGCGCCACCGCCCTGCGCACCCACGTCCGCGTCGGCGACGTCCAGGGCCTCGCCCCGCTCGAAGCCGTCCTGGGGACCCGGCGCGCCCTGCGCGGCCTCGCCGACGTCATGCCCGTCGCGGTCCCCCGGCTCCTCACCGGGGTCGCCGGGGCCGACAGCCTCGCGATGCTCCGGGACGCGGTGAAGATGGGCGCGGCCGTCGTCGGCGGCTGCCCCGACCTCGACCCGGACCCCACGGGCTACACCGAGGCCGTCCTGGAGATCGCGGCGGAGCACGGCTGCCCCGTGGACCTGCACACCGACGGCGACGACCCCGCCCGCCTGGCCCGGCTCGCCGCGATGGCCGCGGGCCTGCGCCCCGGCGTCACCCTCGGACCCTGCGGCGGCCTGGCCCATCTGCCCCTGGACGCCGCTTCCCGTGCCGCCGACCAGCTCGCCGCCGCCGGGATCACCGTGGTCTGCCTGCCGCAGGGCGGCTGCGCCGGCGCCGAGCGCCGTACGACCGCCCCCGTACGCCTGCTGCGCTCCGCCGGCGTGCGCGTCGCGGCGGGCAGCGGTGCGCTGCGGGACACGGCCAACCCGGTCGGTCGCGGCGATCCGCTCGAAGCCGCCTACCTCCTCGCCTCACAGTCGGGGCTCCGCACCGAACAGGCGTACGCCCTGGTCTCCACGACCGCCCGCGCGGCCCTCGGCCTGCCCGACGTGCGCGTCGAGGCGGGCTTCCCCGCCGAACTCCTCGCCGTACGCGGCGAACGGCTCTCCGCGGTGCTCTCCCTCGCCTACAGCCGCATCGTCATCCACGGCGGCCGGGTCGTCGCCCGCACCAGCGCCGTACGCGAGTACTGCGACTCCGACGGAGACGCCGCCACGGGCCTCGGCGGGCTCCCGCGCCAGGGCAGGCCCGACTCCGGCGCGGGGCCGAGGAACTGA
- a CDS encoding DHA2 family efflux MFS transporter permease subunit, which translates to MDAQHGATGRGGAVWVLVITSVAGFMAALDNLVVTTALPSIRASLGGGLEELEWTVNAYTLTFAVLLMLGAALGDRFGRRRLFMAGLAVFTAASAAAALSPGIGELIAFRAVQGVGAAIMMPLTLTLIGAAVPPERRGAALGVFGAVTGVAVASGPLIGGALTEHISWQWIFWLNVPIGLALLPLARLRLTESHAPKAPLDIRGTVLVSAGLFGIVYALVNTASHGWTDPVVLTGLIAGTALLALFVRHGIRGENPMLPMRLFRSRAFLGINAASLLMFLGMFGSIFLLSQFLQNGLGHSPTEAGLRMLPWTGMPILVAPFAGYLSDRFGGRPVVVTGLALQAVGLSLFALIIEPGVSYTAQLPALILGGVGMALYFAPAASLVLSSVRPGEHGIASGANSALREVGGALGVAVLAAVFAAQGGYGSPRLFADGTAPALWIGAGAVALGALVALMIPGRRSAGITGRPAPEPVDRSAAEPEPVAA; encoded by the coding sequence GTGGACGCACAGCACGGCGCGACCGGCCGCGGGGGAGCGGTCTGGGTCCTGGTCATCACGAGCGTCGCCGGATTCATGGCGGCCCTCGACAACCTCGTCGTCACGACGGCCCTCCCCTCCATCCGCGCGAGCCTCGGCGGCGGGCTGGAGGAGCTGGAGTGGACGGTGAACGCGTACACCCTGACCTTCGCCGTGCTGCTGATGCTCGGGGCCGCGCTCGGGGACCGGTTCGGCAGACGGCGGCTGTTCATGGCCGGACTCGCCGTCTTCACGGCCGCCTCCGCCGCGGCCGCGCTCTCCCCGGGCATCGGGGAACTCATCGCCTTCCGGGCGGTCCAGGGCGTGGGGGCGGCGATCATGATGCCGTTGACGCTCACCCTGATCGGCGCCGCCGTCCCGCCCGAGCGGCGGGGAGCGGCGCTGGGCGTCTTCGGGGCGGTGACCGGGGTCGCCGTCGCCAGCGGTCCGCTGATCGGCGGCGCGCTCACCGAGCACATCTCCTGGCAGTGGATCTTCTGGCTGAACGTGCCGATAGGCCTGGCGCTGCTGCCGCTGGCCCGGCTGCGGCTCACCGAGTCCCACGCGCCGAAGGCGCCCCTGGACATCCGCGGCACGGTCCTGGTCAGCGCGGGCCTCTTCGGCATCGTCTACGCCCTGGTCAACACCGCGAGCCACGGATGGACCGACCCCGTCGTCCTGACCGGGCTGATCGCGGGCACGGCGCTGCTCGCCCTGTTCGTCCGCCACGGCATCCGGGGGGAGAACCCCATGCTGCCGATGCGGCTGTTCCGCAGCCGGGCCTTCCTCGGGATCAACGCCGCGAGCCTGCTGATGTTCCTCGGGATGTTCGGATCGATCTTCCTGCTCAGCCAGTTCCTGCAGAACGGCCTCGGACACTCGCCCACCGAGGCCGGGTTGCGGATGCTGCCCTGGACGGGGATGCCGATCCTCGTGGCGCCCTTCGCCGGATATCTCTCCGACCGCTTCGGGGGCCGCCCGGTGGTGGTCACCGGGCTCGCGCTCCAGGCCGTCGGGCTCTCCCTGTTCGCCCTGATCATCGAGCCCGGGGTCAGCTACACCGCCCAGCTCCCCGCCCTGATCCTCGGCGGGGTCGGCATGGCCCTGTACTTCGCGCCCGCCGCCAGCCTCGTGCTCTCCAGCGTCCGGCCCGGGGAACACGGCATCGCCTCCGGAGCCAACAGCGCGCTGCGGGAGGTCGGCGGGGCGCTCGGGGTCGCGGTGCTCGCCGCCGTCTTCGCCGCGCAGGGCGGTTACGGCTCACCGCGGCTGTTCGCGGACGGGACGGCGCCCGCCCTCTGGATCGGGGCGGGCGCGGTGGCCCTGGGCGCACTCGTCGCGCTCATGATCCCGGGCCGCCGCAGCGCCGGCATCACCGGCCGCCCCGCCCCGGAGCCGGTGGACCGGAGCGCCGCGGAGCCGGAGCCGGTGGCCGCCTGA
- a CDS encoding YajQ family cyclic di-GMP-binding protein has product MADSSFDIVSKVERQEVDNALNQAAKEISQRYDFKGTGASISWSSEKILMEANGEERVKAILDIFQSKLIKRGISLKSLDAGEPQLSGKEYKIFATIEEGISQDNAKKVAKIIRDEGPKGVKAQVQGDELRVSSKSRDDLQAVQALLKGQDFDFAVQFVNYR; this is encoded by the coding sequence ATGGCCGACTCCAGTTTCGACATCGTCTCGAAGGTCGAGCGGCAGGAGGTCGACAACGCCCTCAACCAGGCCGCCAAGGAGATCTCCCAGCGTTACGACTTCAAGGGCACGGGCGCCTCGATCTCGTGGTCGAGCGAGAAGATTCTGATGGAGGCGAACGGCGAGGAGCGCGTCAAGGCCATCCTCGACATCTTCCAGTCCAAGCTGATCAAGCGCGGTATCTCGCTGAAGTCGCTGGACGCCGGTGAGCCGCAGCTCTCCGGCAAGGAGTACAAGATCTTCGCCACGATCGAGGAAGGCATCTCCCAGGACAACGCCAAGAAGGTGGCGAAGATCATCCGCGACGAGGGGCCCAAGGGCGTCAAGGCGCAGGTCCAGGGTGACGAGCTGCGGGTCAGCTCGAAGAGCCGGGACGACCTTCAGGCCGTGCAGGCGCTGCTGAAGGGGCAGGACTTCGACTTCGCGGTGCAGTTCGTGAACTACCGGTGA
- a CDS encoding MaoC family dehydratase N-terminal domain-containing protein, with protein sequence MALDQSFVGRTYPPTPAYEVGREKIREFAEAVGDTHPAYVDAEAARALGHADVIAPPTFVFSITYRAAGEVVQDPQLGLDYSRVVHGDQKFSYVRPVRAGDRLTVTSTIEAIKSLAGNDILDVRGDVHDEAGELVVSTLMKLVARAAEEA encoded by the coding sequence ATGGCGCTCGACCAGTCCTTCGTGGGGCGGACCTATCCGCCCACTCCGGCGTACGAGGTCGGCCGGGAGAAGATCCGCGAGTTCGCCGAGGCGGTGGGCGACACCCATCCGGCGTACGTCGACGCGGAGGCCGCCCGTGCGCTGGGTCACGCCGATGTGATCGCGCCGCCCACGTTCGTCTTCTCGATCACCTACCGGGCCGCCGGAGAGGTGGTGCAGGACCCGCAGCTGGGCCTGGACTACAGCCGGGTCGTCCACGGCGACCAGAAGTTCAGTTACGTGCGTCCGGTGCGGGCGGGGGACCGGCTGACGGTCACGTCCACGATCGAGGCCATCAAGTCCCTCGCGGGCAACGACATCCTGGACGTCCGCGGGGATGTGCACGACGAGGCCGGCGAACTGGTGGTCTCGACGTTGATGAAGCTGGTGGCGCGCGCCGCCGAGGAGGCGTGA
- a CDS encoding SDR family oxidoreductase, whose product MRIVIAGGHGQIALRLERLLAARGDEAVGIIRNPQQSQDLTEAGAQPAVLDLESATVEQTAEVLRGADAAVFAAGAGPNSGVSRKDTVDRDAAVLFADAAEAAGVRRYLVVSSMGADPDHPGDEVFDVYLRAKGAADADVRSRTALDWTILRPGMLTNDAGTGQVVLAASTGRGPIPRDDVAATLLELLDTPATAGLTLEAISGNVPVTVAVKDVAGN is encoded by the coding sequence ATGCGCATTGTCATCGCAGGTGGACACGGACAGATCGCACTGCGGCTGGAGCGGCTGCTCGCCGCACGCGGGGATGAAGCCGTAGGGATCATCCGCAACCCCCAACAGAGTCAGGACCTGACCGAAGCCGGCGCCCAACCCGCCGTGCTGGACCTCGAATCGGCCACCGTGGAGCAGACCGCGGAGGTGCTGCGCGGCGCGGACGCGGCCGTCTTCGCCGCGGGCGCGGGGCCGAACAGCGGTGTCTCCCGGAAGGACACCGTCGACCGCGACGCTGCCGTGCTGTTCGCCGACGCGGCCGAGGCGGCGGGCGTCCGCCGCTATCTCGTCGTCTCCTCGATGGGCGCCGACCCGGACCACCCCGGCGACGAGGTCTTCGACGTGTATCTGCGGGCCAAGGGCGCCGCCGACGCCGACGTACGCTCCCGCACCGCACTGGACTGGACGATTCTGCGCCCCGGCATGCTGACCAACGACGCGGGCACCGGGCAGGTCGTCCTGGCCGCCTCGACGGGCCGCGGCCCGATCCCCCGCGACGACGTGGCGGCCACGCTGCTGGAGCTGCTGGACACCCCGGCGACGGCGGGCCTCACCCTCGAAGCGATCTCCGGGAACGTGCCGGTGACGGTGGCCGTGAAGGACGTCGCGGGCAACTGA
- a CDS encoding pyridoxal phosphate-dependent aminotransferase: protein MSAATSPSERRVSARIGAISESATLAVDAKAKALKAAGRPVIGFGAGEPDFPTPDYIVDAAVEACRNPKYHRYTPAGGLPELKAAIAEKTLRDSGYEVDASQILVTNGGKQAIYEAFAAILDPGDEVIVPAPYWTTYPESIRLAGGVPVEVVADETTGYRVSVEQLEAARTEKTKVVLFVSPSNPTGAVYSEADAEAIGRWAVEHGLWVMTDEIYEHLVYGDATFTSLPAIVPELRDKCIVVNGVAKTYAMTGWRVGWIIGPRDVVKAATNLQSHATSNVSNVAQVAALAAVSGPLDAVAEMRTAFDRRRGIVVRMLNEIDGVFCPEPEGAFYAYPAVKDLLGKEIRGKRPATTVELAALILDEAEVAVVPGEAFGTPGYLRLSYALGDEDLIEGVSRMQKLLGEAKA, encoded by the coding sequence ATGAGCGCTGCAACTTCACCGTCCGAGCGCCGGGTTTCGGCCCGCATCGGTGCGATCTCCGAGTCCGCGACCCTCGCCGTCGACGCCAAGGCCAAGGCCCTCAAGGCCGCCGGGCGTCCGGTGATCGGCTTCGGGGCCGGCGAGCCCGACTTCCCGACGCCCGACTACATCGTCGACGCCGCGGTAGAGGCCTGCCGCAACCCGAAGTACCACCGCTACACCCCGGCCGGCGGGCTCCCCGAGCTCAAGGCCGCCATCGCGGAGAAGACCCTGCGCGACTCCGGCTACGAGGTCGACGCCAGCCAGATCCTGGTGACCAACGGTGGCAAGCAGGCCATCTACGAGGCCTTCGCCGCGATCCTCGACCCGGGCGACGAGGTCATCGTCCCCGCCCCGTACTGGACCACCTACCCCGAGTCGATCCGGCTCGCCGGGGGTGTCCCGGTCGAGGTCGTGGCCGACGAGACCACGGGCTACCGGGTCTCCGTCGAGCAGCTGGAGGCCGCGCGCACCGAGAAGACCAAGGTCGTCCTGTTCGTCTCGCCGTCCAACCCGACCGGCGCCGTCTACAGCGAGGCCGACGCCGAGGCCATCGGCCGCTGGGCCGTCGAGCACGGCCTGTGGGTCATGACCGACGAGATCTACGAGCACCTCGTCTACGGCGACGCCACCTTCACCTCGCTGCCGGCGATCGTCCCCGAGCTGCGCGACAAGTGCATCGTCGTCAACGGCGTCGCCAAGACGTACGCGATGACCGGCTGGCGGGTGGGCTGGATCATCGGCCCGCGGGACGTGGTGAAGGCCGCGACCAACCTCCAGTCGCACGCCACCTCCAACGTCTCCAACGTCGCCCAGGTCGCCGCGCTCGCGGCCGTCTCCGGCCCGCTGGACGCCGTCGCCGAGATGCGGACCGCCTTCGACCGCCGCCGGGGGATCGTCGTGCGGATGCTCAACGAGATCGACGGCGTGTTCTGCCCGGAGCCCGAGGGCGCCTTCTACGCCTACCCGGCGGTGAAGGACCTGCTCGGCAAGGAGATCCGCGGCAAGCGTCCGGCCACCACCGTCGAGCTGGCCGCGCTCATCCTGGACGAGGCCGAGGTCGCCGTCGTGCCCGGCGAGGCCTTCGGCACCCCGGGCTACCTGCGCCTGTCCTACGCCCTGGGCGACGAGGACCTGATCGAGGGCGTCTCGCGGATGCAGAAGCTGCTGGGCGAGGCCAAGGCCTGA
- a CDS encoding TetR/AcrR family transcriptional regulator yields MDQKPARVRIVDAAHELMLSIGLARTTTKEIARAAGCSEAALYKYFSGKEELFVTVLAERLPRLGNLLGDLRAGEGSVEGNLTEIARVAALFYEQTFPMAASLYAEPQLKRRHEEGVGGLEAGPHLPIRQLDAYLRAEQGAGRIRAEADSYAAASLLLGACAQRAFAYAALPGGTPPQPLDAFAASLARTLLGGIS; encoded by the coding sequence ATGGACCAGAAGCCCGCCCGCGTCCGGATCGTCGACGCGGCGCACGAGCTGATGCTCTCCATCGGCCTCGCCCGGACCACCACCAAGGAGATCGCCCGGGCGGCCGGCTGCTCGGAGGCCGCGCTCTACAAGTACTTCTCCGGCAAGGAGGAGCTGTTCGTCACCGTGCTCGCGGAGCGGCTGCCCCGCCTCGGGAACCTCCTCGGAGACCTGCGCGCGGGCGAGGGCAGCGTCGAGGGCAACCTCACCGAGATCGCCCGGGTGGCCGCGCTGTTCTACGAGCAGACCTTCCCCATGGCCGCGTCCCTGTACGCCGAACCTCAGCTCAAGCGCCGTCACGAGGAGGGCGTGGGAGGGCTCGAGGCCGGGCCCCACCTGCCGATCCGGCAGCTCGACGCCTATCTGCGCGCCGAACAGGGCGCGGGCCGGATCCGGGCCGAAGCGGACAGTTACGCCGCCGCCTCGCTGCTGCTGGGCGCCTGTGCCCAGCGGGCCTTCGCCTACGCCGCGCTCCCCGGCGGCACGCCCCCGCAGCCCCTGGACGCATTCGCCGCCTCCCTGGCCCGCACGCTGCTGGGCGGGATCAGCTAG
- the rpmG gene encoding 50S ribosomal protein L33 produces the protein MAATDVRPKITLACVECKERNYITKKNRRNNPDRLEMKKHCPRCNSHTAHRETR, from the coding sequence GTGGCTGCCACCGACGTCCGCCCGAAGATCACGCTGGCCTGCGTGGAGTGCAAGGAGCGGAACTACATCACCAAGAAGAACCGGCGTAACAACCCGGACCGTCTTGAGATGAAGAAGCACTGCCCGCGCTGCAACTCGCACACCGCGCACCGCGAAACGCGCTGA
- a CDS encoding MaoC family dehydratase yields MTAKVSYGSVEVGTELPAQSFPVTRATLVQYAGASGDFNPIHWNEKFALEVGLPDVIAHGMFTMAEAIRVVTDWAGDPGAVVDYGVRFTKPVVVPNDDKGAVIEVSGKVAAKLDDNLVRVDLVALCDGKKVLGMSRAVVRLA; encoded by the coding sequence ATGACGGCGAAGGTCTCTTACGGTTCGGTCGAGGTCGGTACGGAGCTGCCGGCGCAGTCGTTCCCGGTGACGCGGGCCACGCTCGTGCAGTACGCGGGCGCCTCGGGCGACTTCAACCCGATCCACTGGAACGAGAAGTTCGCGCTCGAGGTCGGACTGCCGGACGTGATCGCGCACGGCATGTTCACGATGGCCGAGGCGATCCGGGTGGTCACGGACTGGGCCGGCGACCCGGGCGCGGTCGTCGACTACGGGGTGCGTTTCACGAAGCCGGTCGTCGTGCCCAACGACGACAAGGGTGCGGTGATCGAGGTCAGCGGCAAGGTCGCGGCGAAGCTGGACGACAACCTCGTCCGGGTGGACCTGGTCGCCCTGTGTGACGGCAAGAAGGTGCTGGGGATGTCCCGGGCCGTGGTCCGGCTCGCCTGA
- a CDS encoding adenosine deaminase: MERDVRLLPKAHLHLHFTGSMRPTTLLELADKYGVHLPDALTGGEPPKLRATDERGWFRFQRLYDIARSCLRSPEDIHRLVRESAQEDVADGSGWLEIQVDPTSYAPLLGGLIPAIEIILDAVDSAARDTGLGMRVVIAANRMKHPLDARTLARLAVRYADRGVVGFGLSNDERRGMARDFDRAFAIAREGGLLAAPHGGELAGPSSVRDCLDDLDASRIGHGVRAAEDPRLLRKLAERGVTCEVCPSSNVALGVYEKPADVPLRTLFDAGVPMALGADDPLLFGSRLAAQYELVRRHHGFTDEELAELARQSVRGSAAPVDVREKLLSGVDDWLAS, encoded by the coding sequence ATGGAGCGTGATGTACGTCTGTTGCCCAAGGCCCACCTGCACCTGCACTTCACCGGGTCGATGCGGCCAACCACCCTGCTCGAACTCGCCGACAAGTACGGGGTCCATCTCCCCGACGCCCTGACCGGCGGTGAGCCGCCCAAGCTGCGGGCGACCGACGAGCGCGGCTGGTTCCGTTTCCAGCGGCTCTACGACATCGCCCGGTCGTGTCTGCGGTCCCCCGAGGACATTCACCGCCTGGTGCGCGAGAGCGCCCAGGAGGACGTCGCGGACGGCTCCGGCTGGCTGGAGATCCAGGTCGACCCCACCTCGTACGCCCCGCTGCTCGGCGGGCTGATCCCGGCCATCGAGATCATCCTCGACGCCGTGGACAGCGCCGCCCGGGACACCGGTCTGGGCATGCGCGTGGTGATCGCCGCCAACCGGATGAAGCATCCGCTGGACGCCCGCACCCTGGCCCGGCTCGCCGTCCGATACGCGGACCGGGGCGTCGTCGGCTTCGGGCTCTCCAACGACGAGCGGCGCGGAATGGCCCGCGACTTCGACCGGGCCTTCGCGATCGCCCGCGAGGGCGGCCTGCTGGCGGCTCCGCACGGCGGGGAGCTCGCCGGGCCCTCCAGCGTGCGCGACTGCCTCGACGACCTGGACGCCTCGCGCATCGGACACGGGGTCCGGGCCGCCGAGGACCCCCGGCTGCTGCGCAAGCTCGCCGAGCGCGGGGTCACCTGCGAGGTCTGCCCGTCGTCCAATGTGGCGCTCGGCGTCTACGAGAAGCCCGCCGACGTCCCCCTGCGCACTCTGTTCGACGCGGGCGTGCCGATGGCGCTGGGGGCGGACGACCCGCTGCTGTTCGGTTCCCGGCTGGCTGCCCAGTACGAGCTGGTGCGCCGCCACCACGGCTTCACCGACGAGGAGCTGGCCGAGCTGGCCCGCCAGTCGGTGCGCGGATCGGCGGCCCCCGTGGACGTACGGGAGAAGCTGCTCTCCGGGGTCGACGACTGGCTCGCTAGCTGA
- a CDS encoding UDP-N-acetylmuramate dehydrogenase: MQELHDAPLAPLTTFRLGGPAARLLTATTDAEVIAAVREADASGTPLLVIGGGSNLVIGDKGFDGTALRIATKGFAFSGTSLELAAGEVWTDAVARTVEAGLAGIECLAGIPGSAGATPIQNVGAYGQEVSTTITEVVAYDRRTEETVTIPNAECAFSYRHSRFKAEPDRFVVLRVRFELEEAAGLSAPLKYPETARAMGVEQGDRVPLTAARETVLRLRAGKGMVLDPEDHDTWSAGSFFTNPILEPAAFQDFLTQVGERLGPDVTPPAFPAEDGRTKTSAAWLIDRAGFTKGYGSGPARISTKHTLALTNRGAATTEDLLALAREVVAGVHAAFGVTLVNEPVTVGVSL, encoded by the coding sequence GTGCAGGAACTCCACGACGCCCCCCTCGCCCCCCTGACCACCTTCCGGCTCGGCGGCCCCGCCGCCCGGCTGCTGACCGCCACCACCGACGCCGAGGTGATCGCCGCCGTGCGCGAGGCCGACGCGAGCGGCACCCCGCTGCTGGTGATCGGCGGCGGCTCCAACCTGGTCATCGGGGACAAGGGCTTCGACGGCACCGCCCTGCGGATCGCCACGAAGGGCTTCGCGTTCTCGGGGACGTCCCTGGAGCTGGCGGCCGGCGAGGTGTGGACCGACGCCGTCGCCCGGACCGTCGAGGCGGGCCTCGCGGGCATCGAGTGCCTGGCTGGCATCCCCGGATCCGCGGGCGCGACGCCCATCCAGAACGTCGGCGCGTACGGACAGGAGGTGTCCACCACCATCACGGAGGTCGTCGCCTACGACCGGCGCACCGAGGAGACGGTGACGATTCCGAACGCCGAGTGCGCGTTCTCGTACCGCCACAGCCGCTTCAAGGCCGAACCCGACCGCTTCGTGGTGCTGCGTGTCCGATTCGAGCTGGAAGAGGCGGCCGGGCTCTCCGCGCCCCTGAAGTACCCCGAAACGGCCAGGGCCATGGGCGTCGAGCAGGGCGACCGCGTCCCGCTGACGGCCGCCCGCGAGACCGTGCTGCGGCTGCGGGCAGGCAAGGGCATGGTGCTGGACCCGGAGGACCACGACACCTGGTCGGCGGGGTCCTTCTTCACCAACCCGATCCTCGAACCGGCCGCGTTCCAGGACTTCCTCACCCAGGTCGGCGAGCGCCTCGGCCCGGACGTGACACCTCCGGCCTTCCCCGCCGAGGACGGACGCACCAAGACCTCGGCGGCCTGGCTCATCGACCGGGCCGGATTCACCAAGGGCTACGGCAGCGGCCCCGCCCGGATCTCCACCAAGCACACCCTCGCCCTCACCAACCGGGGCGCGGCCACCACCGAGGACCTGCTCGCCCTGGCCCGCGAGGTCGTCGCCGGGGTACACGCGGCCTTCGGCGTCACCCTGGTCAACGAACCGGTGACGGTCGGCGTCAGCCTGTAG
- a CDS encoding NAD(P)-dependent oxidoreductase, translating to MRITVFGATGGVGQEIVGQARAAGHEVTVVVRDPDRLPERLDRAAPHAVVRLDDPAAVRAALAGRDAVLSGLGSRGRKANGVAERLTGQILAAMEAERVRRLLVVSAVPVGPEPEGDPLVDRLVRKAVGAVLAELYADLARMEAALARSATDWTAVRPPKLTDGPLTGVYRQVVGGTPRSSRSISRADVAHAMLALAEDPAAVRQGVGVAY from the coding sequence ATGAGAATCACCGTGTTCGGGGCGACCGGCGGCGTCGGTCAGGAGATCGTCGGGCAGGCGCGCGCGGCGGGCCACGAGGTGACGGTCGTGGTCCGCGACCCGGACCGGCTCCCGGAGCGGCTGGATCGCGCGGCGCCGCACGCTGTCGTCCGGCTGGACGATCCGGCGGCGGTGCGGGCGGCGCTGGCGGGGCGGGACGCGGTCCTGTCGGGGCTGGGCTCGCGCGGCCGGAAGGCGAACGGCGTCGCCGAACGGCTGACCGGGCAGATCCTGGCGGCGATGGAGGCCGAGCGGGTGCGGCGGCTGCTGGTGGTGAGCGCGGTGCCCGTCGGGCCGGAGCCGGAGGGCGATCCCCTGGTGGACCGGCTGGTGCGCAAGGCGGTCGGGGCGGTCCTGGCGGAGCTGTACGCCGATCTCGCCCGGATGGAGGCGGCATTGGCCCGCAGTGCGACGGACTGGACCGCGGTACGGCCGCCGAAGCTGACGGACGGGCCGCTCACGGGCGTCTACCGGCAGGTCGTGGGCGGTACGCCGCGCAGCAGCCGGTCCATCTCCCGGGCCGATGTGGCACACGCGATGCTCGCGTTGGCCGAGGACCCGGCGGCCGTGAGGCAGGGCGTGGGCGTCGCGTACTGA
- a CDS encoding TetR/AcrR family transcriptional regulator: protein MSAEERRESVVRAAITEFARGGYNGTSTEVIARRVGVSQPYLFRLFPNKQAIFIAAAERCLEDTREVLVTASEGLEGQEALHAMAMAYQRLIVHDGEKLMMQMQTYAAVAAAEAAGNHEFGETLRAAWARMRDDIHIVVGADENETATFLAFGMLVNTLASLGFPPGHRAWSGVYDPAMPVE from the coding sequence ATGAGTGCGGAGGAGCGGCGCGAGAGCGTCGTCCGGGCGGCGATCACCGAGTTCGCCCGCGGTGGCTACAACGGGACGTCCACCGAGGTGATCGCCCGGCGGGTCGGCGTCTCGCAGCCCTATCTCTTCCGGCTCTTCCCCAACAAGCAGGCCATCTTCATCGCCGCCGCCGAACGCTGTCTGGAGGACACCCGCGAGGTCTTGGTGACGGCCTCCGAGGGGCTGGAGGGCCAGGAGGCGCTGCACGCCATGGCCATGGCGTACCAGCGGCTGATCGTCCACGACGGCGAGAAGCTGATGATGCAGATGCAGACGTACGCGGCCGTCGCCGCCGCGGAGGCCGCCGGGAACCACGAGTTCGGCGAAACCCTGCGGGCGGCCTGGGCGCGGATGAGGGACGACATCCACATCGTGGTCGGGGCCGACGAGAACGAGACGGCGACGTTTCTGGCGTTCGGCATGCTCGTCAATACCCTCGCCTCGCTGGGCTTCCCGCCCGGCCATCGTGCCTGGTCGGGAGTGTACGACCCGGCCATGCCCGTCGAGTGA